From a region of the Lactuca sativa cultivar Salinas chromosome 4, Lsat_Salinas_v11, whole genome shotgun sequence genome:
- the LOC111889885 gene encoding mitochondrial import receptor subunit TOM20, with the protein MEAAQNDLERLMIFEHARITAEAEYAKNPTDADNLTRWGGALLELSQFGDINESKKMLRDAVSKLDEALTINPAKHEALWCLGNAHTANAFLTPDHDEAKVKFDKATQCFEKAVEECPGNEHYLQSLAQCAKATELHKDIHAHGGLSQAQQTLGGGSAPSSSAKGSGKSKNSDLKYDIFGWVILAVGLIAWIGMAKSNVPPPPTR; encoded by the exons ATGGAAGCTGCCCAAAATGATTTGGAGAGGCTAATGATCTTCGAACATGCTCGTATAACTGCCGAAGCAGAGTACGCCAAGAACCCTACTGATGCAGAT AATTTAACAAGATGGGGTGGAGCTCTTCTGGAATTATCCCAATTTGGAGATATAAACGAATCAAAGAAGATGCTTAGAG ATGCTGTGTCAAAACTTGATGAGGCATTGACTATCAATCCTGCAAAACATGAGGCTCTGTGGTGTTTAGGAAATGCTCACACTGCTAATGCATTTCTAACCCCTGATCATGATGAGGCTAAAGTTAAGTTTGATAAGGCAACTCAATGTTTCGAAAAGGCTGTAGAAGAG TGTCCAGGGAATGAACATTATCTCCAATCTTTGGCACAATGTGCTAAG GCAACTGAGTTGCACAAGGATATCCACGCACATGGTGGACTTAGTCAAGCTCAACAAACATTAGGCGGAGGGTCTGCGCCTTCTTCAAGTGCTAAG GGGAGTGGAAAAAGCAAGAATAGTGATTTGAAATATGATATATTTGGATGGGTGATCCTTGCTGTTGGGCTTATTGCATGGATAGGAATGGCCAAATCCAATGTGCCTCCACCTCCAACAAGATGA